A region of Saccopteryx leptura isolate mSacLep1 chromosome X, mSacLep1_pri_phased_curated, whole genome shotgun sequence DNA encodes the following proteins:
- the USP26 gene encoding LOW QUALITY PROTEIN: ubiquitin carboxyl-terminal hydrolase 26 (The sequence of the model RefSeq protein was modified relative to this genomic sequence to represent the inferred CDS: inserted 5 bases in 5 codons; deleted 3 bases in 3 codons; substituted 15 bases at 15 genomic stop codons), producing MTALMAHGFVQIWNMKIGXSQLKEAFIETVGKKEKVRLMVYFSTGEHKTFMLXNNIXNVVFRSYGAKQNRLHXTFQHNSFLFIKRVCSRDAEELKMFLDRVHQNKLQPPMRTNGNRSVFTSTKMQKXINNIIYNKSTSGFFEIGEGSIPDLQKMPLYTSESSIFTCKKLLENGWRKRKRMISSGSEIXEXSRKISVRNKKSKTKCLKYVSQNEKEKTWLKELKESKKLDFGLLFKTSSTENPYLDDICLLQTPSEXIYLALFYSEDNPGWDRLKMTFDFYPEKLCKGLPNLGDTCYMNAVLQSLFSIPSFACDLLYQGFPCSKIPLDVLNMCLSHLLVLKDIYSIKIKKLLVNIKNVILTVAEIFSDNTQNDSHEFLGHCLDQMKENTEQLKENLEDXNLIXGRKCISTVIFADNTVSKMLICPVITNFEVELLRSIICKASGQVVLKTEVNNYXINLSRRTRTQSLSIQSTFDLFFGAEELENKCAKCXHKSFAVIHKFSSLPRVLIVHLKCYSFNEFWPLKKDNQEVIVFKYLKLSSHLTRRAKPPLTLNKNAHIRDFQFLKFFQKMNSEIFRSLTHLTKLTSESKDCLAPHIXLDEESEPQKXQVLGSSKEQQQDDLXKDSKXNITEFTLINSGFDTAMEQKLLVPGLMRNLEDTNFSVTYEDKPSSGPDTHPTEVPLQEVPRNPKVKKYKKTNIFTIVDGVTETTKGFXEDKITKFSEKFSNVAGQTQQSEKMRIYEQCPQXALLQSLQKPDVQWNTKNLRRPTEISLQKASVNFLGASGSIKDLGHKDFFMXKKAETEAEKSKGNPKMRSCYTYQLISVVSHLGNTSDPGHYISDAHDFERKVXFTHNNMQISRIQEALMQEARLCTEYIFFYMHNELFEELLKREGNSQPHSTKAGKNSQKE from the exons ATGACTGCTCTAATGGCACATGGTTTTGTCCAAATATGGAACATGAAGATTG TGTCTCAGTTAAAAGAAGCATTCATTGAAACAgtgggaaaaaaggagaaagttaGATTGATGGTTTATTTTAGCACTGGAGAACATAAAACTTTTATgc gaaataatatttaaaatgttgtctTTAGATCTTACGGAGCAAAACAAAATCGCCTGCATTGAACTTTCCAACATAATagctttttgtttattaaaagagTATGTTCCAGAGATGCTGAAGAGTTGAAGATGTTCCTGGATAGAGTTCATCAAAATAAACTTCAACCACCCATGAGAACTAATGGAAATAGGAGTGTCTTTACCAGCACAAAAATGCAAAAGTAAATcaacaatataatatataataaatcaaCAAGTGGATTTTTTGAGATAGGAGAAGGAAGTATACCTGATCTTCAGAAGATGCCTTTGTATACATCAGAATCATCAATATTTACTTGTAAAAAGTTACTAGAAAAtggatggagaaagagaaaaaggatgataTCATCTGGTTCAGAGATATGAG ATTCCAGGAAAATATCTGTAAGAAACAAGAAATCCAAGACAAAATGTTTGAAGTATGTTAGtcaaaatgagaaggaaaaaacatggttaaaagaattaaaagaaagcaagaaactaGATTTTGGACTTCTATTCAAGACCAGTTCTACTGAAAACCCTTACCTAGATGACATTTGTCTTCTCCAAACTCCCTCTGAGTAAATATATTTGGCACTATTCTATAGTGAGGATAACCCAGGGTGGGACAGACTCAAGATGACCTTTGACTTTTACCCAGAGAAACTATGTAAAGGCCTTCCTAATTTGGGAGACACCTGTTATATGAATGCAGTTTTACAGTCCCTATTTTCGATTCCATCCTTTGCTTGTGATTTACTCTATCAGGGTTTCCCATGTAGTAAAATTCCCCTTGATGTTCTTAACATGTGCCTGTCACATCTGCTTGTTTTGAAAGATATTTACAGCATAAAAATTAAGAAGTTACTTGTCaatattaaaaatgtcattttaacagTTGCAGAGATATTCTCTGACAACACACAGAATGATTCTCATGAGTTTTTAGGTCACTGTTTAGATCAGATGAAAGAGAATACagaacaattaaaagaaaatttggaaGACTAAAATTTAATCTGAGGAAGAAAATGCATCTCAACAGTTATTTTTGCTGACAATACTGTCTCCAAAATGCTTATTTGTCCTGTCATCACTAATTTTGAGGTTGAGTTGCTGCGCTCTATTATTTGTAAAGCCTCTGGTCAGGTTGTTCTCAAGACAGAAGTGAATAATT CTATCAACCTTTCCCGAAGAACAAGAACACAGTCTTTGTCTATTCAATCTACTTTTGATCTTTTCTTTGGAGCAGAAGAGCTTGAGAATAAATGTGCAAAGT AACATAAGAGTTTTGCTGTAATACACAAATTCAGTAGTCTACCCAGAGTCCTCATTGTTCATCTGAAATGCTATAGCTTTAATGAGTTTTGGCCTTTAAAGAAGGATAACCAGGaagttattgtttttaaatatttaaagttgtcttctcacctgaccaggcg TGCCAAACCACCTCTTACTTTGAACAAAAATGCACATATTAGGGATTTCCaattcttaaaattctttcaaaagaTGAATTCTGAAATCTTCAGGTCATTGACACATTTAACAAAGTTAACCTCAGAATCCAAAGATTGTCTGGCTCCACATATTTAATTAGATGAAGAGTCTGAACCACAGAAATAACAGGTTTTAGGGTCAAGCAAAGAACAGCAGCAAGATGACCTGTGAAAAGATTCTAAATAGAATATAACAGAGTTTACATTGATAAACTCAGGATTT GACACAGCCATGGAACAAAAGCTATTAGTACCAGGTTTAATGAGGAATCTGGAAGATACCAACTTTTCTGTGACCTATGAAGATAAACCCAGCAGTGGCCCAGACACACATCCTACAGAGGTTCCTCTTCAAGAAGTACCTAGAAATCCAAAAgtaaagaaatacaagaaaaccaATATATTTACAATTGTTGATGGTGTCACTGAGACTACTAAAGGtttttaagaagataaaataaccaaattttCAGAGAAGTTCTCAAATGTAGCTGGACAGACCCAGCAGAGTGAAAAAATGAGAATCTATGAACAATGTCCT CAGTAGGCACTGCTTCAAAGTCTTCAGAAGCCAGATGTCCAGTGGAATACAAAGAACCTTAGAAGACCTACAGAAATAAGTCTCCAGAAGGCCAGTGTAAATTTCTTAGGTGCATCAGGTTCCATTAAAGACCTTGGacacaaagatttttttatgtAA AAGAAGGCAGAAACTGAAGCCGAGAAATCAAAAGGAAATCCCAAGATGAGAAGTTGTTATACCTATCAGCTTATTAGTGTTGTCAGCCATCTTGGGAATACCTCAGATCCAGGCCATTATATCAGTGATGCCCATGACTTTGAGAGGAAAGTCTAGTTCACTCATAATAATATGCAAATATCAAGAATCCAGGAGGCTCTGATGCAGGAAGCCAGGCTTTGCACAGAGTACATCTTCTTTTACATGCACAATGAACTCTTTGAGGAGCTGTTAAAAAGGGAAGGGAACTCCCAACCTCACAGCACAAAGGCAGGAAAAAACagtcaaaaagaataa